The sequence TGAACCGGCGCATCTTGTCGCTGCGCGATGCGGCGAGAATCACGGGACCCAGCACGGGGTACCTCCACGAATGTACGGACGAGGCGTCGTAACGGTACGAACATGAACGAACCGGTACGGCACGGATAACCACTCTGAAATCTAGGTACCCCGTGCACGCTGTGCCATCGACACCTGTCACGCATCCGTGGCCGCCATCTCAGACATCTGTATGAGGAAGGCCGCGCGGGGGTGCAGAATGGCGGGGTGACAGGCGATTACCAGGAACTGGTCGACGAGATCTCGTCCCTCCTCGACGCCCCGGCCACCCTGGAGAACCGGGACTTCGGCCTCGTCGCCTTCGGGGCCCACGACAGCGACGACGACAGCGCCATGGACCCGGTCCGCACCCGCTCGATCCTGACCCGCCGCTCCACCCCCGCCGTCCGCGCCTGGTTCGAGGGGTTCGGCATCACCCGGGCCACCGGACCCGTCCGGATCCCCGCCGCGCCCGAGGCCGGGGTGTTCCGGGACCGCATCTGCCTTCCGGTACGCCATCGGGGTGTCGTCCTCGGTTACGTCTGGCTGCTCGACGCGGATCCGGGCCCGGCACCGGAGCAGCTGACCGCCGCGATGGAGGTGGCCGCCCGTATCGGGGCGCTGCTCTTCGACGAGGCGCGGGCGGGCGCGGACCTCTCACGGGAATTCGGCGCGGTGCTCACGGCGGGCCCCGGCCGGCAGCACGACACCGCGGTCGCCGCGCTGGGCGAGGCTCTGGGCCGGGACGCGGAGGGACTGCACGCGGTGGTGTGCGTGACGCCGTGGTCCGACGACACGCCGTCGGTACGGGGCGTGGCGTCGGCGGCTGCGCTGGCGGCGGTGCCCGCGCCGGGGCGGCCGCGCCCCTGTCGCTGGCGGCGCTCGTGCGGCTGCGCTCGCCGGACCGCCTGGACCCGGCGCTGAGCGCCGCGGACCGGCTGCGGGCGGGCTCGGACCCGGCCGCCACCGGAGGGATCTCCACGCCGCGCCGGGGCCTGGACCGGCTGACGGTCTCCTGGCGCGAGGCCACGGCGGCGGCCCGCGCGGCCCGCGCCGAACCCCGTCTCGGCCCGGTCGCCCGCTGGTCCGCGATCGGCCCGTACCGGCTGCTCACCGCCCTCCCGGGCACCGGGGCCGATCCCGGGGACCCGGCGGTCGCCGCCCTGCTGGTCCCGGTGCACCGGGAGCTGGCGCACACCGCCGAGGTCTTCCTGGACTGCGCGGGCCAGGCGAGCCGGACGGCCGCCGCCCTGGGCATCCACCGCCAGACGCTCTACTACCGGCTCTCCCGCATCCAGCAGATCACCGGCCTCGACCTGAACGACGGGGAGGACCGGCTGCTGCTCCACATGGCGGTGAAACGGGCCCGGCTGTGACACGGGCAGGCCGTCGGGACCAGGGGGTGACGCGCCTCTTCCCGGGGCACGGGTCCACGTCTCTCCGGGACGACGGATTCACGATGCGTCGGGGCAGGTTGAGGCCGCTCCCGGTGGACGGGTTCTCGTCTTCTCAGGGTGGCGGGCCGAGGCCCCTTCGTGGAGTCGGGTGCACGCCTCTCCCGGATGACGGGTCCGCATCCAGCGCGGGCCGCCGCGGCGGCCCGCGCACAGGGCCCGCACGCCCGCCTCGACGGGTCTCACAACGGCCCGTCGCCGTCCGCCGGTTCGGGGAAGGGACGGTCGCCGGCCACGGCGGCGAGCACGAACGGCGCGTCCCCGTCGCCGTGGCCGGCGATCAGTGCGACCCACCGGCCGCCGGGGTCGAGAGGGCCCCAGACCTCCAGGTCTCCGTACAGGTCCTGCGCGAACAGCGCCTCGAACAGCGGCTCGACCGGCAGACCGGCCTGCCGGCGCAGCAGCGGCCCGTCCAGCCGCAGCCTGCGGTGCGGTCCCCAGCGCGCGTCCAACGCCCGTGCCAGCCCGGCGAGATGGGAGGCCGCTGCCTCCTCCGCGTCGTTCCACTCCGGGGCGTAGACACCGGTGAGCGGGTCGCCCTCCCAGAGCGGCACGATCCGGAAGCCCGCCCCGGCGGTGGCCGTCCACTCGCCGGTGACCGGGTCGCCCTCGGCGGCGAAGGGGCCGTCGGCCGGCAGGGGAGCGACGAGCAGTTCCGCCGCCTCGGCCGCCGCACGGTCCGTGTCGAAGGGCTCACCCGCCCGGGAGGTCACAGCACCGCCCGGTCCATCGGACGGGGCAGCGGCGCCAGGGCGCCCGCCTCGCGGAGCCGTTCGTACACCCGCACCACGGTCGCGCTGTCGCCCGGGGCGGCGATGCTCAGGAGTTCCCCACCGCCGGGCAGCGGTTCGCGGACGGTCTCCAGGCCGTCGGGGACGAGGGCGGCGCGGGCCGGGGAGAGATAGCCGGTGCGGCCGACGACGGGGTCGCCGACGGAGTAGCCGGCGTCGTCCTCCAGCGCGTCCAGCACGTCGTCGTCGCTCACATCGCCGAAGTCCGGCTCCCACACCCGGGCGACGAGGGCGAGCAGGGCCTCCTCGGGCACCACGGCCTCGTCCGGGGCGTGCAGGATGATCGCGAGCGACTGGAGCAGGAACTCCGGCGCACCCCCGGCCAGTCCGCTGACCTCGGCCTGCCAGCCGGGCGCGCCGGTGCCGACGAGCCGCAGCCCGGTCCCGGTGAGGTCCGACCAGTCGGTCGCGCTCTGGGCGGTGCGGAGCGCGCCGAGCAGGGCGTCCCGGTCGGCGGTGAAGGCGGTGGCGGGCCCATTCCCGTGGACCTGGCTCCACACGTCGGCCGCCTGCGGGACCAGTTCGGCGATCCCGTCGAGGGTCCGCAGCCACCTGTCGGCGACCGCCTCGACCGGCTCCGGCCGGGGACCCCAGAAGCCCCGCACCACACGTCGCATGCTCGTCTCTCCTCCGTCGGCCTGCCCGCTGCACGCGGCTCCCCCGGCCGTCCGGCGGCCGGGGATCACCACGCGTTGCAGGCTACTCGGCCCGGAGCCCCCGGGCCGGGCAACCGCTACTCGTCGAAGGCTTCCGGATTCCTGGTGCTGTCGCCCTGGTGGGGCTTGGTGTGCACCACCCTGACCGGCAGCCCCTCCTCACGGAACGCCTTGCGGGCCGCCTTGGCCACGTCCGGGTCGGAGAAGTGCCACTCCACACTCCGGCCGCCGGACGCCTCGACCTGCGCGCGGGCCTCGGTGACGAACCTGTCCTTGCCGGACGGGGTGAGGGTGCCGCTGTCGGTCTTGGACAGATAGCTGCCGTAACCGTTCTTGGCCTCCAGGAACGTCTGCCGGGACGCGTCCCAACCGTCGTACTCCACCGCCGGCTTGCCCTCACGCGGATGCGGGACGACGTACTCCTGGCCCCTGTTCGTGCCGGTGATCTGCTCCTGGTAGCGCAGCCAGGACTCGTTCTTCCAGTTCGGCGCGGGGTTGCGGTCCCGGCTCGCCCAGTAGCCGTCGCCCCCGTCGGCGTCGCCGAGCGTACGGTCCCTGAGGTCGTCGGCCCACGACGGCGGGTTGTAGTTGCGCGGGTCGGAGGTGTCGTTGCGCTGCGGCTCGGGGTACGTCTTCTTGTCCGCCTCCGCCTTGCGCGCCCGCTCCGGTTCCTCCAGGCGCTTCTGCTCCAGGTGCGCCCGGCGTTCCGCCGCCCGCGCCTCCTCGGCCGCCTGCTTGGCCGCCTCGTCGCAGCCGCCCTCGGCGAGGACGACCCGGCCCGGCGGGCCGCCCGCCAGCACTCCGGTGCCCGTGCCCGGCACACCGCCGAAGCCTCCTCCGCCGTACGGCACCCTCGGCGGGCCGCCCGCGATCGCGCAGCCGGTCCGGCGCGCCGCGTCCTCGGCGCTGTCCGCCGCCTCGTCGGCCTCCCTCGCCGCCCGGCGCACACCGTCGAGATCGCCCGCTTCCGCGGCCTGCCGGGCTCGGCGGGCGGCGGCGCTCGCGTCGCCCGCCGCGTCCGCCAGCTCGGACGCCACCTTGCCGACCTTGCCGAGCTTTCCGGTCTTGCCGACGACCTTCGCGACGTTGTAGCCGGGGATGAACAGCGAGCCGACGTTCCAGATCACATCGGTGACGGCCCGGGTCTTCTCACCGTTGTTCCAGCGCTCACGGACCTCGTCGCCGACGAAGATGTCGTCGCCGACGGTGATCACGGTGTTGACGGAGGCCCCGCCCCAGTCCCACAGGGCGCCCAGGTAGTCGCCGTCGGCCCACTTGTCGCCCGCGCCCGAGGAGTCCTGGGCCCACTGGTCGCCGAGCTGCCGGCCGTAGTTGACCAGGCCCGACCAGGTCTCCGGCTTGAACAGGTCGACGATTCCGGTGATGTCGCCCCAGATCCCGTCGACCACGATGCCCTTGACGACCTGGGTCGTCCGGTCCCAGGCGCAGCCGAAGAAGCCCCAGCCGCCGCAGTCCTCCTGCTCCTCCGCCTGCTCGCCGCCCTCGTCCCCGCCGCCGTCGTCCGACGCCTGTACGTCGTAGGCGGCCTCGGGCTCCTCGTTGTCCTCGGGGTAGGTGTCCTCCCCCGTGCCGGGGCGCCCGTCGTCGGGGCCTCCGGTGCCACCGGAGGAGTCGGCGCCTGCGGCGCCCTGGGTGCCCTCGGAGCCGCCGGTGCCGCCAGGACCACCCGTGCCCTCGGAGCCGCCGCTGCCGCCCGGACCACCCGTGCCCTCGGAGCCGCCGCTGCCGCCCGGACCACCCGTGCCCTCGGAGCCGCCGCTGCCGCCCGGACCACCCGTGCCCTCGGAGCCGCCGGCGCCCTCGCTGCCACCGGTTCCGCCCGTGCTCTCGGTGCCGCCCGTACCGCCGGTGCCACCCGTACCGCCCGTCGCGTCGCCGCCGGCCGTGCCGCCCGTGGTGGAGCCTCCGGTGGTGGTCGAACCACCGTCGGCGGCACTGCCCTCGGCTCCGCCGTCCGCGCCGCCGTCCGGGCTCCCCGACGTCCCTCCGTCCACGCCGCCGCCCGGGTCGTCGCCCGCCACCGTGTCGCTGCCGCCGGGCGAGACCGGGCACGAGCTGCCCGTCAGCGAGCAGATCGCCGACTGGAGCCCCTCCGTGATCCGGCCGCCCAGGCCGCCCACTGTCAGCGCGCCGATCAGCGCGACGACGATCAGGACCAGGCCCAGGTACTCCAGCGCGGACTGCCCTCGGTCCCGGCGCCAGGTGATCATGTGCGGGAGCGAGAACGTCGGCGGCTCCCCGCGCTCCCGGGGCGGCAGCAGGAACCACGCGCGGCTCTGCGGACGGCGCAGCAGCACCAGGATGAGGACGGGCAGCACCAGCTGCGTGAACCCGTCCGGAGACCCGTCCGCCAGGTTGCCGAGCCCGCCGACGATCAGCCAGATCTGGACGGCGACGACGCCCCACAGCACGCGCCTGCCGCCCGTGCGCAGGTGCCGGGCCAGCAGGGCGCCGAGCACCCCGGGAGCGGAGGCGTACAGGAGGATGCCGAGCACCTGGGCGCCCATGGCGTCGGCGGCGAGCGCGGAGCCGGAGAGGCCGACCGCGCCGAGAACCGTCGCACCGAGCAGGACCAGGAGCAGCACCCGGACCAGGGCGATCGGGCCCGGGAGGTCACGCCGGGGTGCGGCGGCCGGAGCCGGGCCTCCCGCTACGGGTATGCCACCGACAGCAGACATACGTGATCCGACCCCCGGTGCCCATGAGTGACATGACAACCGGTCACCCTAGGGTCGGGGATCTCGCGCGTCGTGGGCCCCAGGGCCCAACTCCGGGCCCATCGGGGCGGGTCCGCCCCGGAAAAGACGGCTGCCGGGCGCTCCCGCGGAGGGGGCGCCCGGCAGCCGGGGTCGTACAGGCGGTCAGTCGGTCAGTCGGTCAGTCGGTGAGGTTCACCGAGCGGGCCGAGGAGGCGCCGATCTCCTCGGCGATCTCGGTCAGCACCGGCTGCGGGACCGTCTCGTCGACGGTGAGGACGACCAGCGCCTCGCCGCCCTCCGTGGCCCGCGAGACCTGCATGCCCGCGATGTTCAGCCCGGCCTCGCCGAGGATCTTGCCGACCGTGCCGACCACTCCGGGCCGGTCCTGGTAGCGCAGGACGACCATGTGGTCGGCGAGCGCCAGGTCCACGTCGTGCTCGCCGATGGCGACGATCTTCTGGAGGTGCTTCGGGCCGGCCAGGGTGCCGGAGACCGCGACCTCCTCGCCGCTGCCGAGCGTGCCGCGCACGGTGACGACGTTGCGGTGGTCGGGCGACTCGGAGCTGGTGGTGAGGCGCACCTCGACGCCGCGCTCCTGCGCGAACAGCGGGGCGTTGACGTAGGAGACGGTCTCGTCGACGACGTCCTCGAAGACGCCCTTGAGCGCGGAGAGCTCCAGCACCTTGACGTCGTGCTGGGTGATCTCGCCGTACACCTCGACGTCGAGCCGGGCCGCGACCTCGCCCGCGAGCGCGGTGAAGATCCGGCCGAGCTTCTCGGCGAGCGGCAGCCCGGGGCGTACGTCCTCGGCGATGACGCCGCCCTGGACGTTGACGGCGTCCGGGACCAGCTCGCCGGCGAGCGCGAGGCGCACGGACTTGGCGACCGCGATGCCCGCCTTCTCCTGCGCCTCGTCGGTGGAGGCGCCCAGGTGCGGGGTGCAGACGACCTGGTCGAACTCGAACAGCGGGGAGTCCGTGCAGGGCTCCTTGGCGTACACGTCGAGGCCGGCGCCGGCGACGCGGCCCTCCTTGAGGGCGGAGTGGAGCGCGTCCTCGTCGACGATCCCGCCGCGCGCGGCGTTGACGATTCGGACCGAGGGCTTCACCTTGTGCAGCGCCTCGTCACCGATGAGACCGAGGGTCTCCGGGGTCTTCGGCAGGTGCACGGTGATGAAGTCGGCGACCTCCAGCAGCTCGTCCAGGCTGAGGAGCTTGACGCCCATCTGCGCGGCGCGGGCCGGCTGCACGTAGGGGTCGTAGGCGACGACCTTCATGCCGAAGGCCGACATGCGCTGGGCCACCAGGACACCGATGCGGCCGAGGCCGACGACGCCGAGGATCTTCTCGCTGAGCTCGACCCCGGTGTACTTGGAGCGCTTCCACTCGCCGTTCTTGAGCGCGGTGTTGGCCTGCGGGATGTTGCGCGCGGTGGCCACGAGCAGACCGCAGGCCAGCTCGGCGGCGGTGACGATGTTGGAGGTCGGGGCGTTGACGACCATCACGCCGGCCTTGGTGGCCGCGGAGACGTCCACGTTGTCCAGACCGACGCCCGCGCGGGCGACGACCCGGAGCTTCCTGGCGGCGGCGAGGGCCTCGGCGTCGACCTTGGTCGCGGAGCGCACGAGGATCGCGTCGACGTCGGCGATCGCGGGGAGCAGTTCGGCGCGGTCCGCGCCGTTGCAGTGCCGGATCTCGAAATCCGGACCCAGGGCGTCGACCGTGGCGGGCGACAGCTCTTCAGCGATGAGTACGACAGGTTTCGAGCTCACGTGAGTCCTCACAAGTCCAGTGCGGACGGCCGTCCCGACGGCCGCAGGCGGTGGAGGGGCTAGCCGCGTGGTAGACGCACGACACTGTGGGCCCTGACGCGTGTTGGTGTTCAGAAGTGTAGTCATGCAAGGGGCCGCGTATCGCGCCCTCGTGGAAGGATCACCCACATGAGGATGGACGTGGTGTACACCCGTGCGGAAAAGCCCCTGGGGATGCCGCGGAGCGGGGCGGGCCCGTGACGGGCCCGCCCCGCTCCCCCGAGGCCTAGGCCTCCTCGTCGTTCACCCAGCTCATGAGCTTGCGCAGCTCGCGGCCGGTGGTCTCCAGCAGGTGGTCGCTGTCGGCCTTCTTGTACTCGTTGTACTGGGGCAGACCGTTGTGGTACTCGGCCATCCAGTTCTTGGCGAAGGTGCCGTCCTGGATCTCGGCGAGGACCTTCTTCATCTCGGCCTTGGTGGCGTCGGTGATGATCCGGGGGCCGGTGACGTAGTCGCCCCACTCGGCGGTCTCCGAGATGGACCAGCGCATCTTCTCCAGGCCGCCCTCGTACATGAGGTCGACGATGAGCTTCAGCTCGTGCAGGCACTCGAAGTACGCGATCTCGGGCTGGTAGCCGGCCTCGGTCAGCGTCTCGAAACCGGCCTTGACCAGGGCGGCGGTGCCACCGCAGAGGACGGCCTGCTCACCGAACAGGTCGGTCTCGGTCTCCTCGGTGAAGGTGGTCTTGATGACGCCGGCGCGGGTGCCGCCGATGCCCTTGGCGTACGACAGGGCGAGCTCCAGGCCCTTGCCCGTGGCGTCCTGCTCGACGGCCACGATGCAGGGGACGCCGCGGCCCTCCTCGTACTGGCGGCGGACCAGGTGGCCGGGGCCCTTGGGGGCGACCATGCAGACGTCGACGTCGGCCGGGGGCTTGATGAAGCCGAAGCGGATGTTCAGGCCGTGGCCGAAGAACAGCGCGTCGCCCGCCTTGAGGTTGTCCTTGACGGACTCCTCGTAGACCTGGGCCTGGATCGGGTCCGGAACGAGGATCATGATGACGTCGGCCTCGGCGGCCGCCTCGGAGGGAGTCACCACGCGCAGGCCCTGCTCCTCGGCCTTGGCCTTGGACTTCGAGCCCTCGTGCAGACCGACGCGGACGTCGACGCCGGAGTCACGGAGCGACAGCGCGTGGGCGTGGCCCTGGCTGCCGTAACCGAGAACCGCGACCTTGCGGCCCTGGATGATGGACAGGTCGGCATCGTCGTCGTAGAACAGCTCGGCCACTGGGTCTTCTCCTTGGTGTGCAGGTGTTGCGTCCCACCGTACGGCGGGGTGCGTCGTATGCGTTGTCGGGTCTCGCGATGCGAGCGGGGCGTGCTGTCCGCTCAGGCCGAGCGGTCGAGGGCGCGCAGGGACCGGTCGGTGATCGAGCGCGCGCCGCGCCCTATGGCGATGGTGCCGGACTGGACGAGCTCCTTGATGCCGTACTGCTCCAGCATCTTGAGCATCGCCTCCAGCTTGTCGGCCCCTCCGGTCGCCTCGATCGTGACGGCGTCCGGGGAGACGTCGACGGTCTTGGCGCGGAACAGCTGGACGATCTCGACGATCTGGGAGCGGGTCTCGCTGTCGGCGCGCACCTTCACCAGGACGAGCTCCCGCTGGATCGCGGCGGACGGCTCGAGTTCGACGATCTTCAGGACGTTGACCAGCTTGTTGAGCTGCTTGGTCACCTGCTCCAGGGGCAGGTCCTCGACATTCACGACGATGGTGATGCGGGAGATGTCGGGGTGCTCGGTCGTACCGACCGCGAGCGAGTCGATGTTGAAGCCGCGGCGGGAGAACAGCGCGGTGATCCGGGCGAGGACACCGGGCTTGTTCTCGACCAGGACGGAGAGCGTGTGCTTTTCGGACATGGGAGTCGTTCTCTCTCTGTCTCTCAGTCGTCTTCGTTGTCGCCGAAGTCGGGGCGGACGCCGCGCGCGGCCTGGACCTCGTCGTTGGAGGTGCCGGCGGCGACCATCGGCCAGACCATGGCGTCCTCGTGGACGATGAAGTCGACCACGACGGGGCGGTCGTTGATGGAGTTGGCCTCTTCGATGACCTTGTCCAGGTCGGCCGGGTCCTCGCAGCGGATGGCGTGGCAGCCCATGGCCTCCGACAGCTTGACGAAGTCCGGAACGCGGGTGCCCTTGTTGGGGACGCCGTCGGAGCCGGGTCCGGCGTGCAGCACGGTGTTGGAGTAGCGCTGGTTGTAGAAGAGGGTCTGCCACTGGCGGACCATCCCGAGGGCGCCGTTGTTGATCACGGCGACCTTGATCGGGATGTTGTTGAGCGCGCAGGTGGTCAGTTCCTGGTTGGTCATCTGGAAGCAGCCGTCGCCGTCGATGGCCCAGACCGTGCGGTCGGGCATGCCGGCCTTGGCGCCCATCGCGGCGGGGACCGCGTACCCCATCGTCCCGGCGCCGCCGCTGTTGAGCCAGGTGGCGGGCTGCTCGTAGTCGATGAAGTGGGAGGCCCACATCTGGTGCTGTCCGACACCGGCCGCGAAGATCGTGCCCTCGGGGGCGAGCCGGCCGATGCGCTGGATGACCTGCTGCGGGGAGAGGCTGCCGTCCTCGGGCAGGTCGTAACCCAGCGGATAGGTGTCGCGCCAGCGGTTGAGGTCCTTCCACCAGGCGGCGTAGTCGCCGGTGTTGCCCTCGGTGTGCTCCGCCTGGACGGCCTGGACCAGATCGGCCAGGACCTCGCGGGCGTCACCCACGATCGGCACGTCGGCGGTGCGGTTCTTGCCGATCTCGGCCGGGTCGATGTCGGCGTGGACGATCTTGGCGTACGGGGCGAAGCTGTCCAGCTTGCCGGTGACGCGGTCGTCGAAGCGGGCTCCGAGGGCGACGATCAGGTCGGCCTTCTGCAGCGCGGTGACGGCGGTGACCGCACCGTGCATGCCCGGCATTCCCACGTGCAGCGGGTGGCTGTCGGGGAAGGCGCCGAGCGCCATCAGGGTGGTGGTGACGGGCGCTCCGGTCAGCTCCGCGAGAACCTTCAGCTCGGCGGTGGCCCCGGCCTTCAGGACGCCGCCGCCGACGTACAGCACGGGGCGCTTGGACTGGGTGATCAGCTTGGCGGCCTCGCGGATCTGCTTGGCGTGCGGCTTGGTCACCGGGCGGTAGCCGGGCAGGTCCTGGGTGGGCGGCCAGCTGAAGGTGGTCTGCGCCTGGAGGGCGTCCTTGGCGATGTCGACGAGGACAGGGCCGGGCCGGCCGGTGGAGGCGATGTGGAAGGCCTCGGCGATGGTGCGCGGGATGTCCTCGGCCTTGGTGACCAGGAAGTTGTGCTTGGTGATCGGCATCGTGATGCCGCAGATGTCGGCTTCCTGGAAGGCGTCGGTGCCGATGGCCTTGGAGGCGACCTGCCCGGTGATCGCGACGAGCGGCACGGAGTCCATGTGCGCGTCGGCGATCGGGGTGACCAGGTTGGTGGCGCCGGGGCCCGAGGTGGCCATGCAGACGCCGACCTTGCCGGTGGCCTGCGCGTATCCGGTGGCGGCGTGGCCGGCGCCCTGCTCGTGGCGGACCAGGACGTGACGGACCCGGGTGGAGTCCATCATCGGGTCGTAGGCGGGGAGGATCGCACCGCCGGGAATCCCGAATACCGTGTCGGCGCCGACTTCCTCGAGAGAACGGATGAGGGACTGCGCGCCCGTGACGTGCGTGGCGGTGACGGACGGCTGTCCGCCGGTACGGGCGCGCGGCTGCGGGTGGTGGGCCCCGGTGGCCTGCTCGGTCATCGGCATTCTCTTCTCGAAGCTGAGGGTTTTCGCGGGTGTTTTGCAGCGTTTTGAGAGGTGTCGGTGCAACAAAAAACCCCTCGTGCCGTGAGGCAAGCGAGGGGAGCGCGCCGGGTGCGGTCCGCAGAGTGTCGTGGAGTGACTCTGCTTCAGCCGACGCGCTTTCCAAGTACGAGAATTCGGGTGCGCATGGCATTGACCCTCTCTCCGGCACGCATGACGTGTCAAGTGGGTGGGACGGGCGTCTCAGTATGTGATCCGGTGAGCAACGGGATCGAGCCGCCCGCCATCACCGGCCGGGGGGCGGGAATGCCCGGTACGGGGAACTCCCCGCGGACCAGGGCGCGTCGCAGCCGGTACTCGTCGAGCGGGCCGGAGAAGGCCATGCCCTGGCCGTGGGTGCACCCCATGGCGCGCAGGGCGAGGACCTGCTCGGGGACGTCGACGCCGTCGGCGACGGACTGGAGACCGAGGTCGCAGGCGATCCGCAGCAGGCCGCTGGTGATCTTGTGCAGCCGGGCCGATTCGACCACCCCCTCCACCAGGTTCCGGTCGAGCTTCAGCACGTCGATCGGGAGCCGGCGCAGCGCGTTGATCGCCGCGAACCCGCTGCCGAAGCCGTCGAGGGCGATCCGTACGCCGAGCCGCCGCAGGGCCACGAGACGCTGCTCCAGGGCGTCGAAGGAGACACGCGGGTCGCTGTCGGCCACCTCGATCATCAGGGCGCCGGAGGGCAGCCCGTGGCGCGTGAGCAGCGCCTCGACGGAGCCCGGCGGCGGGGCCGAGTCCAGCAGCCTGGCGGCGGAGAGCCGGACGGAGACGGCGACGGGATGCCCGGCCCTGGCCCGCTCGGCGGCCTGGGCCACGGCCTCCTCCAGGAGCCAGCGGCCGAGCTGGGCGGTGCGGTCGTCGTCGCCGGAGACCCGCAGGAACTCGGCGGGGGTGAACAGGATGCCCTGGGCGGAGCGCCAGCGGGCCTGGGCCGCGACGGCGGCGACGGAGCCGCTGGCGAGGTGCACGACGGGCTGGTGGAGCAGGGCGAACTCGCCGTCGCGCAGGGCGGTGCGCAGCCGGGTGGCCAGCTCGGAGCGGCGGACGACGTCGGCCTGCATCTGCGGGGCGTACAGCTCGACCCGGTCCTTGCCTCCGGCCTTGGCCCGGTACATCGCGAGGTCGGCGTTGCGCATGAGGTCGGTGGGGCTGATGGCGGGCTCGGCGAAGGCCACTCCGATGGACGCGGCCACCCGCACCTCGCTGGCGCCGATCCGGTAGGGCTGGGAGAGGGTGAGGCGCAGCCGGTCGGCGATCTCGTGGACCTGGTACTCCCGGGCGCCCTGGTCGCGGGTGCCGTCGCCCATGATGAGCGCGGCGAACTCGTCGCCGCCGAGCCGGGCGGCGGTGTCGCCGGCCCGGACGGACTCCTGGAGACGGCGGCCGGCCTGGATGAGCAGTTCGTCGCCCGCCTGGTGGCCGATGGTGTCGTTGACCTGTTTGAAGCCGTCGAGGTCGATGAAGAGGACGGCGGTGCCCGGGTCTCCGGAACGGCGGCCGCTGAGGGCCTGGCGGACCCGGGCGGTGAACAGGGCCCGGTTGGGCAGGTCGGTGAGCGGGTCGTGCTCGGCGTTGTGCTGCAACTGGGCCTGCAGCCGGACTCGTTCGGTGACGTCGCGGCTGTTGAGGAGGAGGCCGCCCTGGTGGCGGTTGACGGTGGACTCGACGTTGAGCCAGTCGCCGGTGCCGGAGCGGAAGCGGCACTCGATGCGGGTGGTGGGCTCTTCGTGGGGCGGGGCCGCGAGAAAGCGCCGCACCTCGTGGACGACCCGGCCGAGGTCGTCGGGGTGGATGATCGAGGACAGCTCGGCGC is a genomic window of Streptomyces sp. YPW6 containing:
- a CDS encoding bifunctional diguanylate cyclase/phosphodiesterase — translated: MSALGALLATRSESGSTGMRSRILLGLVCGGYSVGAAFGWGSPQVAVFMGDFGLAAAALVAAVSCFLYARTGAGRLRPAWLLFSLSSAMAACGNAVWGWYEVILGVPVPTPSLADVFFLCFAPPAIVGLLVLAKRPVTRAGWVCLALDAWLIGGSLLTLAWSLALAHTAHMAGVQEASVAPAALSLAYPLLDIVLVSMVLALHFRRAGVNRSAVNTAIAALALTVLSDAVFTSPLLRSTYHSGQLLDAGWFAGSLLLAYAPWGARRGARRPVRPGPPRAIASRPIAGSLAALTPYLAAAVCTLGILYNVVDGRRVDRVVIFTGCTVVLALVVRQGIMLLDNISLTQELAQKENHFRSLVQGSSDVIMIAAPNGTLRYVSPAAAGVYGREAEDLVGAELSSIIHPDDLGRVVHEVRRFLAAPPHEEPTTRIECRFRSGTGDWLNVESTVNRHQGGLLLNSRDVTERVRLQAQLQHNAEHDPLTDLPNRALFTARVRQALSGRRSGDPGTAVLFIDLDGFKQVNDTIGHQAGDELLIQAGRRLQESVRAGDTAARLGGDEFAALIMGDGTRDQGAREYQVHEIADRLRLTLSQPYRIGASEVRVAASIGVAFAEPAISPTDLMRNADLAMYRAKAGGKDRVELYAPQMQADVVRRSELATRLRTALRDGEFALLHQPVVHLASGSVAAVAAQARWRSAQGILFTPAEFLRVSGDDDRTAQLGRWLLEEAVAQAAERARAGHPVAVSVRLSAARLLDSAPPPGSVEALLTRHGLPSGALMIEVADSDPRVSFDALEQRLVALRRLGVRIALDGFGSGFAAINALRRLPIDVLKLDRNLVEGVVESARLHKITSGLLRIACDLGLQSVADGVDVPEQVLALRAMGCTHGQGMAFSGPLDEYRLRRALVRGEFPVPGIPAPRPVMAGGSIPLLTGSHTETPVPPT